From Drosophila miranda strain MSH22 unplaced genomic scaffold, D.miranda_PacBio2.1 Contig_AX_tr1_pilon, whole genome shotgun sequence:
GACCTGCGGCGTGGGGAAGCTTTCCGGAACAAGGCGAAGAAAGCACAAGCGGGAGTTACGCGTCGATGCAATTTTAGATCCTTCATGAATCTCGTCGTAGCATGCATATTTAATAACTTTAATAATAATGAGGATAGGCAACCAGCGAGAGGATGGCAAGATCACCACCCCAAATTGCCGAGGATCCCAGCCGGGAATAACAGTGTGCGCCCTTCTCCCATTCCCCAACATCTCGTCTGAATCGTTACAACTATGTTCAAATACTTTTCTAAAATTATTAATAATTTATTTCTAAGATAATGAACGGATTAATGAACAGTATATTCCGTattctttttattttcattcAACATTTCCTTTTCTGGATTGTGTTGATTCTAAAATGAATGGGTACAAAATATTTGTATGTACTGTATATAATCGCAGACCCCATTAAaacaagtatatatataaatatataataaatgatattaaaaatatgaaaatattgcCTGTTTGGCTTTATGTAGCCAAAAGTATATGTAGTCAGAAAGTAATTTCGATACTTAGACTGTATCGAACACTCagttatacatacatatgcaaagAAGTAAAAATAATGTTTTTATGGTAATGTACAATTTTGGTTTTAGGCGATTATGATTATGTACAGATAATGTGGATCATTAGTATGATAGTATTATTTACTATGTAGATTGTTTTCCAAGCTATTCGACATTTTATGTTTAGGAAAAAAAAACTTCGAAAAGTTAGGGGGCGGGGTGCAACGATGGTGAAAATCGGATCGTAAATTAATCATATTTCATATAAATTCAGAGtatctatgtatgtacataataaCTAAAGAAATGCAACAGAGAGACAAAAATATGGTTTAGGGCTGATCAGATCTTCCTTTACTTGAGGATGATCTCAGCTGGTGGTAAAATATTGTCACCGTAGAGGCAATACCAGATGCTCGAATACCAAATGGTACGATCCACCCACTCGCTGCCGGCCAGAACATGGCCAATGTAGGGAGCATCTCGCGATCTGCAATGGAGAGATGAAAGTCTTAGAAATCACCTTGCTCTGATGATATCAGTTTTAGACTCAAACCTCATTATCTGTGCCTGGGTGCGCTCGACAAAAGTGATGGCCCAGCTCCATGGAAAGTCTCGTTTGCGCTCACAGCCAACATACGCCGTACAGCTCTGCAGAAATATCTCCCTGATAATAGTTGTCTTGTCGTTTTTGTCCTTCTTGGAAATAACAATCTTGCCGTCGCGCAGCTCGCACTGTAGAGATTTGAACGTCTTGGTGCGATTGTCGGCGAAGCGCAGCTCCTTGCCGGGCGTCACTGTGGCCAGATTCTTGATCGCCCGCTGTATTTCGCGCAGCATCTCAATGGGCCGCACCATCAGATAGTTGTGCTTGCGATCTTCCTCCGGCCAGTACGACCAGTTAAGGATCACGTCGAACACTTTTGTGTCATGGTGCAGGGGCCGCTCCAGGCTGCCGTTCAGTATCACCTCGTAGAGCGTCAGTTGATGGGTTGGTAGTTGCATTTTGACGGAATATTCCCGACATAGCTCGTAGGCGGTTTTGGTGGGTGAAATCGTGGCGTTCACCTGCATCTTTTCCTGGACGGATAGAGCGATTAGATCATTACATACTGAAGTGATCAATCATAACTGATGGCAAACCTCTGTGATGTTGTCTGGATTCGGATTCAGGCTGATCCAGATCTTTATGTCCCCCGACTGCTTGACCGCATCTTTGAGCGTCTCGGCGGCAGCGTAATACTTTTGCAGGCATGCCAGCATGTCCTGCTCCCGTTTCTGCATTGAATAAAATATAACATAGTTGTAAAGAAtgagagggaacgttgtgatatacccgatactcagtcagAAGGTGTGTTGCTCTCTGCTCTCTTCTGCCAGATCGCGCACACTGCACGAGGAAGGGTGTGTGGGAGGGAGAATGAGAGAGCGCGTGGCTGGGCGTAGCGTACATTTGTTTCTTAGGGCTATAATAATGACCCGATCTGATCTAGATTCGGCAATCTTCTATGATTTTCTATGATTCaacgttttcgttttcgtgtatctttaaaattaaggatgccacagactttcgtgcTTTGTGACTGCAGAAGGGGGCGGGGTAAAATTTTGATATCACAGTCACATACAGtctggttgctctagcttaagagtctttgagatctaggcgctcatcgGGAGGGACacacggacggacggacagacatacttggctcaatcgactgggccattgatgctgatcaagaatatatatactttatggctTCGGGAACGCTTCCATCTGGGTcatacacacatccacttttaccacataCTCCTATACTCCTGTACTCTTCTTGAGTATCTGGTATAAAAACATTCATAGATTCAAAGTAAGGTAGCGTTCAACTTACAATTTCATCGGCACTGACGGGGAATAGGTTCTTGTACAGAAGAATGAGATCGCTGAGAACATCGGCCTCTTTCTGAGAGTAGATTAGCTCATCGCTCTATTGGAGAAGCCGGAAACATACAGATAATTATGCACATACTCCTAAATATAGTAGCCAAGGTTTGACAGGGGACCCACCTTCTTGGCCAGCAGCGTTGGGCCCCAGATCATGGTTAGATTCTGAACGCTCATCTTGTTCTTGGTCTGCTGCGAGCTAATGAACACCAGGTGGCCCACGATCCGGCGCAAGGTCTCATGCTCGATGGGCGAGAGGCGAGCGAGGAGCTCACGATAGATGGGAATCTTCTCGGCGGCCAAATTCAGCTCGGTGACGAAGACGAAGCTGTCGGTTAGCTTGCCCAGGAGGCGCTCGGGCAAGTCTCTCATGAACCGCTTGAGGACATTGGCTACGTCGTGCTCATTGTACTCGTTTCGGGTGATCTCCACATTAAAGGCATCCGCTCGGAAGGCGCTCATCAGCTTGTGCATGGAGTTCTCCGAGCCTGATTTGCGATAGATCCCCTCCGACATGGACCCGTGGATGTACACAAAGTTAATGCACTTATCCACTATCACGGGCACATCGTACCGCGTCAACTGCTGATCCCCCAGCGAAAAGCCGTTGTTGTGTGCCACTTCCCGAATGATGTGACGCCAGATCTTTGTCTCTCGTGCCGAGCTCATGATCATGTAGACAGCATACGGCGGACAGTCAATCATCAGCATTGGCCCGATCCCCACGTGCAGGTTGTCGATGGACTCGTCACTCTCCTTGAGCACTATTTTAGAGGGATAGAAATGcaattaaatgttattttatAGCTCTTACATAGCTCTTATATAGCACCTATGCATCGCGCCTTGCGCAAGTCCATTTTCTCCACATTCCCAGTGGCCTCGCTCACGAAGATGAGACGTCGCTGGCTCTTGCGAAGCACCAACCAGGTGCCACTCCACTCTGACGTGATAGAGTTCtgaaacggaacggaacggaatgCAACGCATTAGGCATGGGGTCTCAGGGAGGAGCTTAACGCTTCACCCACTTTTAGGTAGCACCAGCCCGCGCGGTAATAGTGGCATGTGTACTTGACAGGCATACTGTTGGTGAGACTCTCAAGGATCTTCTGCATCCAGACGCCCCTCTCGGACTCCTTGCCCACGCCATACAGATGGGAAACCCGCTGCTGCTTGACGTTCCCTGACGAGCTGCTGGTCATCACCAGATTGGGATTCGAGGACATGCTGTCGCTTActccgttgccgttgcctcCGTTTTTCGGCTGAGATGTCGTGATCTCGAAGCAGTAAAAGTGGGTCGCCGTGTCCGTGACGCGATTGTTGCTGACGCACTGCAGCGTGGTTATGGTGTCCAAGGGTATCGACTCCCTTGGCGTCTTCATCTCATGGTCGAGAAATGTCTGGAACTGGCGGTCCCTGAGTATGGCCTTTCGGTTCTGCATCTCCTTAAGTATATCTTCGACCACGCCCGAGGGAAACCGCACAAGGGGACCTTCGCCCCCGCCTTAAAGCTGGAGCGCCTCTTCATCACATCCATGCGCAGCTTGACGCTCGAGAAGGTGGTTATCGTCTTCCGCAGACGAGAGCTAAGCGTAGAACGAGACTCGATACTGACAGGGGCGGTCTGTCCGCTGGTTCCTGTTCCTCCAATGGCCTCCAGGTAGGTGGGTGGGCTGTCGCCTTCGATTGGTAGTGCTGActttgtgctgctgctggacgtggaggtggaggtgactgtggctgtggttgTGACTGGAGAACCGTCTGCCACAAACCAATTGGTGCGATTTCTTGAGGCGCTGGCCAAGTCCACCATGGATCTGTTGGCGGTCCCCTCGGGTATCTTGCTCAGATAGGGCCTGGCACGTGCCTCCAACTGCTCCTGCTCGCGGTCCAGCATATGCTCCAGGCTGTCGTTCAGCAGCTGGGCATTTTGGTGCACGATCTGGGGCTGGCGACCACTTGTCGTGGCCGCACATCCACTAGGCGGCTCCTCCTCGGAGGTGCACATGCTGACATCGTCCTGATCCCGCTCTTGTTTCACAGTGCCGTAGGTGTCCTCCTCCAGTAGGTGCTCGAGCAGTAGCAGCTCGTTGCTCTTGTTGGAACGCTCCAGCGTCGAGCACTTGCTGCTCATTAATGGATCGAACTCCTCGATCAGCTCCTGGGGCGCGGACCATCCACCGACGGCTCCGTCGTTGCTGTCCAGCTCCCCATCTTCGCTGATGCAGGCCAgctcttgctgctgctggttttgctgctgctgctggttgggGGTCAACAAGTTGCAGCCGCGACTGCTCCCCGCGGTGGCCATCTCGAAGAGCTTCCCGTAGGTGGCTTCCTGGTTGGCATAGACCGGTTCCCGGGAGGAGTCTTCTTCCTGCACCTCTTCTCCCTGCTGCGAATCGACATCCTCGCCGTAGAACTGCCAGGAATCGCTGCGCTCTGGCTTTGGGGCCCTCGCCTCTTCGGCGGCAATCTTGGCGCAGATTAGCAGCGATTCCTCTCGCTCCGCTACCGCCGCTGCCCGATTCAGTTCCTTCAGCTCGGCGGAGTCCACGGGGGGACGTCGCAGCTCGATGTGCTCGTAGTTCTTGCGGCGCTTCTGCCGCACGGGCGGCTGCAGTGCGTCCAGCCGGAACCGCTCCGGCTGTTGGGAGAGGCGCGGCGGAGGGAACGCGGGCATTGGCAGGGACGATGGCGGAGACGACGTCGTTGCGTCATCTCCGCGGATCGGGGGACGCTGCTGCGTCCGTAGCTGGACCTGCTCCTGAGAGAGATTTTTGGCCAGCGGGGGAGGTGGGGAGGGACGTGCCCTCAGTGCCTCATCGTAGCTGGGGGGCTTACCCTGCACCTTGGGCACCTCATAACAGCCGTCATCATCCCCGGCACCGTCCCCCCAGCTGGCACCTCTTGATCCTCAACTTTGACTTTGGCAGTGACCTTTGCCTGATCGCGGAGATCGGTGAATCCTCC
This genomic window contains:
- the LOC117195342 gene encoding arf-GAP with Rho-GAP domain, ANK repeat and PH domain-containing protein 2-like, whose protein sequence is MQNRKAILRDRQFQTFLDHEMKTPRESIPLDTITTLQCVSNNRVTDTATHFYCFEITTSQPKNGGNGNGVSDSMSSNPNLVMTSSSSGNVKQQRVSHLYGVGKESERGVWMQKILESLTNSMPVKYTCHYYRAGWCYLKNSITSEWSGTWLVLRKSQRRLIFVSEATGNVEKMDLRKARCIVLKESDESIDNLHVGIGPMLMIDCPPYAVYMIMSSARETKIWRHIIREVAHNNGFSLGDQQLTRYDVPVIVDKCINFVYIHGSMSEGIYRKSGSENSMHKLMSAFRADAFNVEITRNEYNEHDVANVLKRFMRDLPERLLGKLTDSFVFVTELNLAAEKIPIYRELLARLSPIEHETLRRIVGHLVFISSQQTKNKMSVQNLTMIWGPTLLAKKSDELIYSQKEADVLSDLILLYKNLFPVSADEIKREQDMLACLQKYYAAAETLKDAVKQSGDIKIWISLNPNPDNITEEKMQVNATISPTKTAYELCREYSVKMQLPTHQLTLYEVILNGSLERPLHHDTKVFDVILNWSYWPEEDRKHNYLMVRPIEMLREIQRAIKNLATVTPGKELRFADNRTKTFKSLQCELRDGKIVISKKDKNDKTTIIREIFLQSCTAYVGCERKRDFPWSWAITFVERTQAQIMRSRDAPYIGHVLAGSEWVDRTIWYSSIWYCLYGDNILPPAEIILK